The sequence CGCGGGGTGCCGCGGGGGTTCCGGCCGATCCGGCGGGGCACGTTTCGGCGGGCTGGTGCGGGGGAGGTCAACGACACGATGATCGGGTTGTACGGCGGGACCGTGCGACGCTGAGGGCAGTCGGGTGGACATATGCAACGCGGTGGCGGACTGGGCGAGGGGACCGGTGACCTCGGTCCTCGGCGTGCCAGGCGGGGACGGCACCGGCGCGACGACACGGAGGAGCGCCGCGAATTGCCCACAGGGGGGAGCGGGCGCATGGGGGTGACGTACAAGTACTTCGGCGCGCCCGACGGAGCGACGGCGGCCCGGGTGCCGGTCTCGATGCGGCCCGAGGAGCTGGGCGGCGACGAGCTGGGCATGAACGGGATGTTCACGAAGATCAAGCCGGAGACGATGGCGGCGATGGTCCTCACCGGCATCCAGGGCATACCCCTCTACCGCGTCCCGCCCCTCGAACTCGTCGTCCTCCACCCCGACTACGCCGTGGTGAAGCTCCCCATGACGGCCGTGGACCCGCTCCGCGGCATCGGCGAGGAATCGGTGGGCGCCGCCGCCTTCATCTGGTCCACGGTCCCCGACCGCGGCGGCCCCCGTGACGCCTTCGACATCTACCGCCTCCTCCACGAGTGGCAGGACTTCAGCCAACGCCTCCACGAGGCGGGCCACCAGCCGTACTGCCTGGTGTGGCCGTAGCGGTTGGGGGGGTATGGGGCAAGGTTCCCGTACCGCCGGGGCGCGAGGCGTGTTCAGGGCCCGGCTCGCAAGTGGTGCTCTATGAGCGTGACGTCTGCGTGGTCCTTCTCCCGGTCGGCACGACGTTTCCAGTCGAGCACCTCGGTCAGGGGGCAGAAGGGGATTCCCTGGATCATCTCGGCCCGGTCAATGAGTTCGTCGGGCCCCTGGGTGCCGGGGAGCCACGTGTCGAAGACCTCGATGGCGCCGTTGAAGAGCACCACCATGTGACCGTGTCCGGACGGCGCGGGCGCCGGGCTGTGGAGGTCCTCGGCCCGCTTCCACGCCTCGCCGCGGGCCACGACATCGAGGTCCCCCACGTCCTCGCGCAGCCCATGGGCGAGCAGCGGACCGCTGCCGGCGACCACGTATTCAGCGACGGGCAGGTGCAGGGACAGGAGCTTCTTCACGAGCGGATGTGCGCTGAGCTCCACCGTGCCTCCTAAAGGACGGACAGCCCGGTTGCGGAGCGTGCGGCCATACTCATGACCACCGCGGCGATGACACTGGTCAAAGTTCCGAGCAAGAAGTACTCGGAAGCGTACTTCCCGTGGTCCGAGGAACCGCGGGCCAGGGATTTGGCCGTCAGCGCGAGCGCAGCGGCTTCGGGCTGACCGGCCACCAGGAAGGCGAAGAGCAGTGCGCGCTCCAACAGGCCGATCGTCCCGCCGCCTGTCATGAAGTCGAGGGCCCGCTGCCGCTCCGGGTCCGACGCGGGGAGGGCGTTCACCTGGCGAAGGACACCGGACGTGGCCAGCATGGCGAGCGGACCGCCCGCGAAAACGGCGATGAGCCCGGCAGACAGCACCACCGTGGTCCTGCCGTTGAGGAGGAACTGATCCCCGAGCTGCAGGGCGCGTGCGCCAGCCACCCACCCGGAGACCAGGATGGCGCAGCCGAGCAAACCCGCGCCGAGACGGGAGAGACCTCGCGCGGGGGAGAAGACGGAACCGATGGTGACGGTGAAACCAGGCGAAGGCAGGCCTGCGGCGTTGTAGAGGAAAACAGCGGCGACCGCGAGGAGCGCAACACCGGCAAGAGCGAACCACGGTCTGGGCTGACTGGAGTAGGGCGCTATCACGTAGAAGCCGTAGGCCGCTGTGAACGCGACCATCGACCACGGGCGGGAGCGCTGCCAGCCGAGTCCCCACGGAGCCAGCACCGCTGCCGAGAGCCCGAACAGCAAACGCGCGGTTTCCACTGTTCTTCCCCCCGTCCCCTGCGAGGCCCCGCGCTCGCAGGGCCCCGAATGTAGGACGCATGGGGCAGCGCTGTCCGCCGTTCGGAGAAAGCCGCCGTACTCCTTTGCCGGTGTCCGACGGGAGCAGACGCGAGGGACCGCGCTACGCCACCCCGCTCGGCGGCTCCTGCGGTGTGGAGAGCGGGGTCTGGGGGGTGGAGGTCAGGGGCCGGGACTCCGCCGCCGGGGGCAGGGGTTGGGACTCCTCGGCCGGGGGGCGGTGGTTGTCGGCCGCCTCGGCCATCGAGACCGTCAGGAGGATGACCGCGTCGTTGACCGCGCGCAGGCCGTGGAAGGTGCGCGGGACCAGGAGGATCTCGCCCATGTCGACGACCGCTTCGGCGAGCGTGTCGGACTGCGGGCGGGTGATCTTCACGCGGCCCTTGAGGACCTGGAGGGTGGCCTCGTCGGGGCCCTCGTGGTCGGAGAGGTCGGTCCCCGCGCACAGTGCGATGACCGTCTGGCGCAGGGCGTGGCCCGTACCGCCCTGGACGGTGCGGGCGGCGCGCTTCGAGGGGGACGCCATCGCTTCGAGGTGCAGCTCGTTCGCGACGGTGTCGAGCGAGATCGGTTCCATCAGCTCCATGGGACCAGCCTCACCCGGAGCGGCGCCGCCCGCACGGCGAGAGCGCCGTGCGGGTACCCCGCCGTGCCCGGCTACTCCTCGCCGCGCAGCGCCGCGAGCTGCTCCGCGAAGGGCACGACCTCCTCGAAGGCGTCCCGGGGCGGGCCCGGCCTGCTGCCCGTGCCGCAGGTCAGGGACGCCAGCTCGCCCGCCGCCCGGGACATGCGGCTCGCGAGCGGGCCGTCCGCCGCGCCCTCGCCGCCCCAGTCCTCCGAGGCCGCGTAGACGCCGGTCGGGACGACGACCGCGCGGAGGTAGGCGAAGAGCGGGCGCAGGGCGTGTTCCAGGGCGAGGGAGTGGCGCGGGGAGCCGCCCGTCGCCGCGATCAGGACCGGTTTGCCGGTCAGGGCGTCCTGGTCGAGCACGTCGAAGAACGACTTGAACAGGCCGCTGTACGAGGCGGAGAAGATCGGCGTCACGGCGATCAGGCCGTCCGCGCGGGTCACGTGCTCCAGGGCCTCTTCGAGCTTCGGCGGCGGGAAGCCCGTCACGAAGGTGTTCGCGATGTCCTTGGCGTGGTCGCGCAGTTCGATGATCTCGGTCTCGACCGGCTCGTCCGGCTCCTTCCCCGCGACCGCGACGCGTACCGCCTCGGCGAGGCGGTCGGCGAGCAGCCGGGTGGACGAGGGGACGCTGAGGCCCGCTGAGACGACGACGAGTTTCATCAGGCGTTCGCTCCTTCCGGGCTCTGGGCCGCGGCCAGCCGCGCGGCGTGGGTCGGCGCGTCCGGCACCTCCGCCGGGCGGCCCTTGGCGAACTCCTCCCGCAGGACGGGCACGACCTCCTCGCCGAGGATGTCGAGCTGTTCGAGGACCGTCTTGAGCGGGAGCCCCGCGTGGTCCATGAGGAAGAGCTGCCGCTGGTAGTCGCCGATGTCGTCGCGGAAGGAGAGCGTGCGCTCGATGACCTGCTGCGGCGAGCCGACGGTGAGCGGGGTCTGCGCGGTGAACTCCTCCAGCGTGGGGCCGTGCCCGTAGACGGGCGCGTTGTCGAAGTAGGGGCGGAACTCCCGTACGGCGTCCTGCGAGTTCTTCCGCATGAACACCTGCCCGCCGAGCCCCACGATCGCCTGCGCCTCGGTGCCGTGGCCGTAGTGCGCGTACCGGTTGCGGTAGAGGCGCACCATGCGCTTGGTGTGGGTCATCGGCCAGAAGATGTTGTTGTGGAAGAAGCCGTCGCCGTAGTACGCGGCCTCCTCGGCGATCTCCGGCGAGCGGATCGAGCCGTGCCACACGAAGGGCGCGACGCCGTCGAGCGGGCGCGGGGTCGAGGTGAAGGATTCGAGCGGGGTGCGGAACTTGCCCGCCCAGTTCACGACGTCCTCGTGCCACAGCTTGTGCAGCAGCGCGTAGTTCTCGATCGCGAGCGGGATGCCCTCGCGGATGTCCTTGCCGAACCACGGGTAGACCGGGCCCGTGTTGCCGCGCCCGAGCATGAGGTCCATGCGGCCGTCCGCGAGGTGCTGGAGCATCGCGAAGTCCTCGGCGATCTTCACCGGGTCGTTGGTGGTGATGAGCGTCGTGGAGGTGGAGAGGACGAGGTGCTCCGTCTTCGCCGCGAGGTAGCCGAGCATCGTGGTCGGCGAGGACGGCACGAAGGGCGGGTTGTGGTGCTCGCCGGTCGCGAAGACGTCGAGCCCGACCTCCTCGGCCTTCCGGGCGATGGCGACCATCGCCTTGATCCGCTCCGCCTCGCTCGGCGTACGGCCGTTCGTGGGGTCGGCGGTGACGTCACCCACGCTGAAGATGCCGAACTGCATGCCCATGACTCTCGTCCGCCTCTCGACTGCCCATTTAGTTTACGGTTCAACTATACGGTGCGTCCGCGACAACAGGGAGGGCCCCGGCCTTATTCCGCCTCCGCGCCGCAGCACGCGGACAGGACCCTTCCAGGGCAGCACAGGGCGCGGGAGGGTGCAGGGGGAAGGCGCTGAGCTGGGGTTCTAGGGGGCGGGGGCGCGCACGGGGGCGGTACCGGCCGGGGCACCGTCACCGGGCGCGCAGCCGGTACGACGACCGCCCGCTCAGCCCGTACCGCCACCGCCCGCTCAGCCCGTGCGGACGAACCCGCTGCTCGCCCCCACCACCCGGTACCCCCGTCGCCCGTACCACTCGCGCGGCCAGTCCGCCGCGTCCGCGACGAGGAAGCGGGTGCGGCAGCCCGCCCCGGCGGCGAGGTGCAGGGCGGTCGCGAGCACCGCGCCGCCGTGGCCGTGCCCGAGGTGCGCCTCGGCGGTCACGACGTCCTCGGTCTGCGCGATCCCGGCGGCCCGGTCGAGGTAGAGGTCCGCCCAGGAGGCGATCTCGCCGTTCTCCGCGTACGAGGCGAGAAAGCGCACGTCGTCGGCCCCGGCGAGCCTGCGCGGCCTGCGCGCGACGAGCTGGCGGAGCACCTCGGGCCCCGCCTCGGGCATCCACGCGCGCAGCCGCCGTCCGTACGGGCCCGCCAGCTCGGCGGCGCCGACCTCGCGCACCGAAGCGGCGGGCGCGGGGACCGGGCCCTCGTGGACCATGACGACCTCGTCCTCGCGCGCGTAGCCGGCGCGCGTCAGGACGTCCGCGTACGCGGCGGTGAGGGTGCCGTCGAGGAGGGCGAGGCGGCGGTGCGGGAGGTGGGCGAAGAGTTCGTCGGCGAGCGCGGGGAGGTCGTCGGGGGCGAGCTTCGGCTCCGTGAGGAGGAGCTGGTTGTGCTCGTGCGAGAGCGGGAACTCGTCGTCGAGGACGGCGAGGCCGCCGGGGACCTCGGCGACACGGGGCGCCTGACGGCGGGCGACGGAGGCGCGGAAGCGGGTGAGGCGCGCGGCGAGGGGGAGGTCGTGCACGGGCCAGAGCGTACGGGGCGGGGGCTCGTGCGCGGGGTGGCCCCCGCCGGGCGTCTCGTGGGGCTCCGCCCCACACCCCGCTCCTCAAACGCCGGAGGGGCTGGAATGGACGAACGCCGGAGGGACTGGGAGGTCGCGCACTCCGGAGGGGCTGGGGGTCGCGGATGCCGGAGGGGCTGAGTTTTCGCGGATGCCGCAGGGGACGGCGTGACACCATCCGGCGGGTGAGCGTCCTGAAATCTCTCGTCCTCTTCGTCCTCGCCGCCGTCTTCGAGATCGGCGGCGCCTGGCTCGTCTGGCAAGGCGTGCGCGAGCACAAGGGCTGGATCTGGATCGGCGCGGGGATCATCGCCCTCGGCCTGTACGGCTTCGCCGCCACGCTCCAGCCCGACGGCGAGTTCGGCCGCGTCCTCGCCGCGTACGGCGGCGTCTTCGTCGCCGGGTCGATCGCCTGGGGCGCCGTGGCCGACGGCTACCGCCCCGACCGCTACGACGTCACGGGCGCGCTCATCTGCCTGGCGGGGATGGCCGTGATCATGTACGCGCCTCGCGGCCGATGAGCACAGCCGCGCCCCGGGGGCACTGAGCGCGGGCATCCCCGGGGCCCCGGAGCCGCGCGGCCCCTCGCGCCTATGCTGGAAATCGCCCCGTACCCGCCCACGCCCCCAGGAGCCCGTCCATGACCGCCGCCCCCCGTACCGCCGTCGTCACCGGAGCCAGCGGGGGCATCGGTGCCGCGAGCGCCGAACGGCTCGCCGAGGCCGGTTTCCGCGTCGTCCTGACCGCGCGCCGCGCGGACCGCGTCGAGGCGCTCGCCGCGAAGCTGCGTGAGGCGGGCCACCAGGCCGAGGCGTACGCGCTCGACGTCACGGACCGTGCCGCCGTGGACGCCTTCGCCCGCACGCTCGGCGAGGCGCACGTCCTCGTCAACAACGCGGGCGGCGCGCTCGGCGCCGACCCGGTCGCGAGCGGCGACCCGGACGAGTGGCGGCAGATGTACGAGGTCAACGTCCTCGGCACGCTGCACGTGACGCAGGCCCTGCTCCCCGCGCTCACGGCGAGCGGCGACGGCACCGTCGTCGTGCTCACCTCGACGGCCGGGCACGGCACGTACGAGGGCGGCGCGGGGTACGTCGCGGCGAAGCACGCGGAGCACGTGCTCGCCGAGACGCTGCGCCTGGAGATCGTGGGGACCCCGGTGCGCGTCATCGAGATCGCGCCCGGCATGGTCCGCACCGAGGGCTTCGCCCTCACCCGCTTCCACGGCGACGAGCAGAAGGCCGCGAACGTCTACAAGGGCGTCGCCGAGCCGCTGACCGCCGAGGACATCGCGGACACCGTCGCCTTCGCGGTGACGCGGCCGAGCCACGTGAACATCGACCTGCTCGTCGTACGGCCCCGCGCCCAAGCCAGCAACACGAAGGTGCACCGTGAATCCTGACGGCCGGCCCCCCGAGGACCTCCCCGACACCGATCCGCTGGCCCGCCTGGAGCACGAGTACGACCAGCGCAGGCTCGCCGAGGAGAAGCGCAACGAGCGGTACCTGTGGTGGTACCTCGCCTACTTCCTCTTCGGCATCCACCTCGTCGCCTTCGTGATGATCCTCGCGATCAAGCACGCGGGCTGAGGCGGTGCGGGCGCGGCGGCACCCCCGTGACCGCCGCGCCCCGTCCTCACCCCTTCACGCACACCACCTGCTTGAGCTTCGCGACGACCTCCACGAGGTCCCGCTGCCGCTCCATGACCTGCTCGATCGGCTTGTACGCGGCCGGGATCTCGTCGATGACGCCCGCGTCCTTGCGGCACTCGACGCCGCGCGTCTGCTCCTCCAGGTCCTTGAGCGTGAAGCGCCGCTTCGCCGCGTTGCGGCTCATCCGGCGGCCCGCGCCGTGCGAGGCAGAGTTGAACGCGGCGGCGTTGCCGAGGCCCTTCACGATGTACGAGGACGTCCCCATCGAACCCGGGATGATCCCGTACTCCCCGCTGCCCGCCCGGATCGCGCCCTTGCGCGTCACGAGCAGGTCCACGCCCTCGTAGCGCTCCTCCGCCACGTAGTTGTGGTGGCAGCTGATCTCCTGCTCGAAGACCGGCTTCGCCTTCTTGAACTCCTTGCGGACGACGTCCTTGAAGAGCCCCATCATCACCGCGCGGTTGTGCTTCGCGTACTCCTGCGCCCAGTAGAGGTCGTTGCGGTACGCGGCCATCTGCGGCGTCCGCGCGAGGAAGACGGCGAGGTCGCGGTCGACGAGGCCCTGGTTGTGCGGGAGGGCCTGCGCGATGCCGATGTGGTGCTCGGCGAGTTCCTTGCCGATGTTGCGGGAGCCCGAGTGGAGCATGAGCCACACCTGGTCCTCCGAGTCGAGGCAGAACTCGATCATGTGGTTGCCCGAACCGAGCGTCCCCATCTGCTGGCCCGCCCGCTCGCGGCGGAAGCGCACGGCCTCGGCGACCGTGCCGAAGCGCGACCAGAAGTCCTCCCACCCGGCGGTCGGGAAGCCGTGGAGCCGGCCCGGGTCGACGGGGGACGCGTGCATCCCGCGCCCGACCGGGATCGCCTGCTCGATGCGGGCGCGCAGGTGGGACAGGTCGCCGGGGAGGTCGTTCGCGGTCAGCGAGGTGCGGACCGCCGACATCCCGCAGCCGATGTCCACGCCGACCGCCGCCGGGCACACCGCGTCGCGCATCGCGATCACCGAGCCGACCGTCGCGCCCTTGCCGTAGTGCACGTCGGGCATGACGGCGAGGCCCGCGATCCACGGGAGCGTCGCGGTGTTGCGGAGCTGGTCGAGCGCGCCCGGGTCGACCTCGGCCGGGTCGGCCCACATCCGGATCGGTACGCGGGCTCCGGGCAGTTCGGTGTACGGCATGGTTCCCCCTCGGAACACCCGGCAGGGACACCCGTCAGGGCGTACGAACACGCCTCGACGGAAAAAGCCGGGAATCGGCAAAAATGATCATGTGGCGGGCGGAACTGCGCCCGCGCTCCATCTCGTTCACACAAAAATGCGGTCACACATACCGCAGCCAGGGGCACCAAAAGGGACAAGCGACCGGCGTGCTCCTCGGCTCGTGCGGTACACATTGTCTCCATCGGCCGCATACCCGCGGCAACCGATTAACCGGCACGAGACCCCGCTCCCAGGCGCTTCGTACGCGCTCCGAGGCGGCGCGGGTCGTGACGAGGGGAGCTGCATCAATGCGCGGGAAGGCGTGGGCGCCCGGCGTCGCGGTCCTGCTGGCGGTGGCACTCGCCGGGTGCACGGGCGGCGAGGACACCGGGGGCCCGGACGCCAAGCGCGGCGCGAGCGACACCACGACGGCGGCGGCCCCGCGCCCGGGGCGCTTCGACACCCTCCCGCAGCCCTGCAAGGCCGTCGACCGCGCGACGCTCGACTCGCTCCTCCCCGGGCTGCGCGCCCTCCCGGCGGACGAG comes from Streptomyces sp. Tu6071 and encodes:
- a CDS encoding FMN reductase, whose translation is MKLVVVSAGLSVPSSTRLLADRLAEAVRVAVAGKEPDEPVETEIIELRDHAKDIANTFVTGFPPPKLEEALEHVTRADGLIAVTPIFSASYSGLFKSFFDVLDQDALTGKPVLIAATGGSPRHSLALEHALRPLFAYLRAVVVPTGVYAASEDWGGEGAADGPLASRMSRAAGELASLTCGTGSRPGPPRDAFEEVVPFAEQLAALRGEE
- a CDS encoding LLM class flavin-dependent oxidoreductase — its product is MQFGIFSVGDVTADPTNGRTPSEAERIKAMVAIARKAEEVGLDVFATGEHHNPPFVPSSPTTMLGYLAAKTEHLVLSTSTTLITTNDPVKIAEDFAMLQHLADGRMDLMLGRGNTGPVYPWFGKDIREGIPLAIENYALLHKLWHEDVVNWAGKFRTPLESFTSTPRPLDGVAPFVWHGSIRSPEIAEEAAYYGDGFFHNNIFWPMTHTKRMVRLYRNRYAHYGHGTEAQAIVGLGGQVFMRKNSQDAVREFRPYFDNAPVYGHGPTLEEFTAQTPLTVGSPQQVIERTLSFRDDIGDYQRQLFLMDHAGLPLKTVLEQLDILGEEVVPVLREEFAKGRPAEVPDAPTHAARLAAAQSPEGANA
- a CDS encoding GNAT family N-acetyltransferase, which encodes MHDLPLAARLTRFRASVARRQAPRVAEVPGGLAVLDDEFPLSHEHNQLLLTEPKLAPDDLPALADELFAHLPHRRLALLDGTLTAAYADVLTRAGYAREDEVVMVHEGPVPAPAASVREVGAAELAGPYGRRLRAWMPEAGPEVLRQLVARRPRRLAGADDVRFLASYAENGEIASWADLYLDRAAGIAQTEDVVTAEAHLGHGHGGAVLATALHLAAGAGCRTRFLVADAADWPREWYGRRGYRVVGASSGFVRTG
- a CDS encoding YnfA family protein, yielding MSVLKSLVLFVLAAVFEIGGAWLVWQGVREHKGWIWIGAGIIALGLYGFAATLQPDGEFGRVLAAYGGVFVAGSIAWGAVADGYRPDRYDVTGALICLAGMAVIMYAPRGR
- a CDS encoding SDR family NAD(P)-dependent oxidoreductase translates to MTAAPRTAVVTGASGGIGAASAERLAEAGFRVVLTARRADRVEALAAKLREAGHQAEAYALDVTDRAAVDAFARTLGEAHVLVNNAGGALGADPVASGDPDEWRQMYEVNVLGTLHVTQALLPALTASGDGTVVVLTSTAGHGTYEGGAGYVAAKHAEHVLAETLRLEIVGTPVRVIEIAPGMVRTEGFALTRFHGDEQKAANVYKGVAEPLTAEDIADTVAFAVTRPSHVNIDLLVVRPRAQASNTKVHRES
- a CDS encoding RtcB family protein, which gives rise to MPYTELPGARVPIRMWADPAEVDPGALDQLRNTATLPWIAGLAVMPDVHYGKGATVGSVIAMRDAVCPAAVGVDIGCGMSAVRTSLTANDLPGDLSHLRARIEQAIPVGRGMHASPVDPGRLHGFPTAGWEDFWSRFGTVAEAVRFRRERAGQQMGTLGSGNHMIEFCLDSEDQVWLMLHSGSRNIGKELAEHHIGIAQALPHNQGLVDRDLAVFLARTPQMAAYRNDLYWAQEYAKHNRAVMMGLFKDVVRKEFKKAKPVFEQEISCHHNYVAEERYEGVDLLVTRKGAIRAGSGEYGIIPGSMGTSSYIVKGLGNAAAFNSASHGAGRRMSRNAAKRRFTLKDLEEQTRGVECRKDAGVIDEIPAAYKPIEQVMERQRDLVEVVAKLKQVVCVKG